The following proteins are encoded in a genomic region of Arachis stenosperma cultivar V10309 chromosome 4, arast.V10309.gnm1.PFL2, whole genome shotgun sequence:
- the LOC130974206 gene encoding protein STRUBBELIG-RECEPTOR FAMILY 8, giving the protein MFPCSSELLSAAAAGNNNNPTMPLSRFILLSLFHLSFSSIFLALPFALANTDPSDVQALGVLFNALNSPSVLTGWKVGEGDPCGESWKGITCDGSAVVSIDLSGLGLNGTLGYLLSDLMSLRILDLSNNKIHDTVPYQLPPNLTSLNFAGNNLSGNLPYSISAMTSLNYLNVSNNALSTPIGDVFASLSDLGTLDLSFNNFSGDLPASFASLSNLSSLFLQSNQLTGNLNTLVGLPLDSLNVAHNNFSGWIPHELSSIHNFIFDGNSFDNGPAPPPPPFTSPPPSRSHNSHRRSGSGSHNKTRVSDNESSDSNNGLTTGAIIGIIIGSILVAVILILALFFCVRKQKGKEKVTRTSSGSLPQGTTNVNPQMQEQRVKSAALITDLKPPPVENVVVERAPVKSGSIKQMKSPITSTSYTVASLQSATNSFSQENIIGEGSLGRVYRAEFPNGKIMAIKKIDNSALSLQEEDNFLEAVSNMSRLRHPNIVTLAGYCAEHGQRLLVYEYIGNGNLHDMLHFAEDSSKALSWNARVRIALGTARALEYLHEVCLPSVVHRNFKSANILLDEELNPHLSDCGLAALTPNTERQVSTQMVGSFGYSAPEFALSGVYTVKSDVYSFGVVMLELLTGRKPLDSSRVRSEQSLVRWATPQLHDIDALAKMVDPALNGMYPAKSLSRFADIIALCVQPEPEFRPPMSEVVQALVRLVQRASVVKRRPSDESGFGHRTPEHEAIDMSF; this is encoded by the exons ATGTTTCCTTGCTCCTCTGAGCTTCTTTCTGCAGCTGCGGCGGGAAACAACAACAACCCAACAATGCCTCTTTCCCGCTTcattcttctctctctctttcatcTTTCATTCTCTTCGATCTTCTTAGCTCTTCCTTTTGCACTTGCCAATACTGACCCTTCTGATG TTCAAGCTCTTGGGGTATTATTCAACGCGTTGAATAGTCCATCTGTTCTAACGGGTTGGAAAGTAGGTGAAGGTGATCCGTGTGGAGAGTCATGGAAAGGAATAACCTGTGATGGTTCAGCAGTTGTTTCCAT TGATCTCTCAGGTTTAGGACTCAATGGAACTTTGGGATACCTGCTTTCAGACCTTATGTCACTGAGAATACT TGACTTGAGTAACAACAAGATCCATGACACAGTTCCCTATCAGTTGCCACCAAATCTTACAAGCCT GAATTTTGCTGGAAATAACTTAAGTGGAAATCTTCCTTATTCCATTTCTGCCATGACTTCACTCAATTATCT GAATGTAAGCAACAATGCACTCTCCACTCCAATTGGTGATGTTTTTGCTAGTCTTTCTGATCTTGGTACCCT GGATCTTTCATTCAATAACTTTTCTGGGGATCTACCTGCTTCATTTGCTTCTTTGTCAAATCTTTCTTCTCT TTTCTTGCAGAGCAATCAATTGACTGGCAATCTTAATACTCTTGTTGGTTTGCCGTTAGATAGCTT AAATGTGGCACACAATAATTTCAGCGGATGGATACCTCACGAGCTTAGTTCTATCCATAATTTCAT atttgATGGGAATTCTTTTGACAACGGGCCTGCTCCTCCTCCACCACCATTTACTTCTCCTCCACCCAGCAGGTCTCACAATAGTCACCGTCGCTCTGGATCTGGTTCCCATAACAAAACACGGGTTTCTGATAATGAAAGTTCTGATAGCAATAATGGCTTGACCACAGGGGCTATTATAGGCATTATTATAGGTTCAATATTGGTGGCTGTTATTTTGATACTTGCTCTTTTCTTCTGTGTCCGAAAGCAAAAGGGGAAGGAAAAGGTTACAAGAACTTCTAGTGGGAGCCTTCCTCAAGGAACTACTAATG TGAATCCTCAGATGCAAGAGCAGAGGGTAAAAAGTGCAGCTTTGATTACGGATCTCAAGCCTCCACCTGTTGAGAATGTGGTAGTCGAGAGGGCGCCTGTGAAAAGTGGATCTATAAAGCAGATGAAGTCCCCTATAACTTCCACATCATACACAGTTGCTTCTCTCCAAAGTGCAACGAATAGTTTTAGTCAAGAAAATATTATTGGTGAAGGTTCTCTTGGTCGAGTTTACAGGGCTGAATTTCCAAATGGGAAG aTCATGGCCATTAAGAAGATCGACAACTCAGCATTGTCACTACAGGAGGAAGACAATTTTCTTGAAGCTGTTTCAAATATGTCAAGGTTACGGCACCCAAACATTGTTACGCTGGCTGGATATTGTGCGGAGCATGGCCAACGCCTTCTAGTTTATGAGTATATAGGAAACGGAAATCTACATGACATGCTACATTTTGCTGAAGATAGTAGTAAGGCTTTGTCTTGGAATGCCCGAGTACGCATAGCACTTGGCACAGCCCGGGCTTTAGA GTACTTGCATGAAGTGTGTTTGCCTTCTGTTGTACATAGAAATTTCAAATCTGCAAATATATTACTCGATGAAGAGCTCAATCCTCACCTCTCTGATTGTGGTTTAGCTGCACTAACACCAAACACTGAGCGGCAG GTTTCAACTCAGATGGTCGGTTCGTTTGGTTATAGCGCTCCTGAGTTTGCATTATCAGGAGTATATACTGTAAAAAGTGATGTTTACAGCTTTGGAGTTGTCATGCTGGAACTATTGACTGGTCGGAAGCCGCTTGACAG TTCACGGGTTAGATCAGAGCAGTCGCTTGTGAGATGGGCTACACCCCAGCTCCACGACATAGACGCGTTGGCTAAAATGGTTGATCCTGCTTTGAACGGCATGTATCCTGCAAAGTCGCTTTCGCGCTTTGCTGATATAATTGCACTTTGTGTTCAG CCTGAACCTGAATTTCGACCTCCCATGTCGGAGGTGGTGCAAGCATTGGTACGGTTAGTGCAAAGAGCAAGTGTGGTTAAACGAAGACCAAGTGATGAATCTGGTTTTGGTCACAGGACCCCGGAACATGAGGCCATAGATATGTCTTTTTAA
- the LOC130974207 gene encoding uncharacterized protein LOC130974207 — protein sequence MAAFISKRMLRSFRALHSVGLPSSNGAKFAASHRSHGTCRGLYGEGLFSAERSGFLLARSMIRRFSTTILTPGADEGAFPSELLSTKPVVATPDRIIGLCQDLLIPVTNFHNEDKGFMVLAGDVFDVPIRKDIIHRVVRWQLAKRQQGTHSTKTISEVSGTGRKPWKQKGTGRARHGSLRGPQFRGGETKHGPKPRSHAFKLNKKVRRLGLKIALSARVAEGKLLVFDDLAVPTHKTKNIVSYYNQMESTKKVLLVDGGPIDEKLKLATQNLHYVNVLPAIGLNVYSILLHDTLVMSRDAVNSIVQRMHTPINR from the exons ATGGCGGCCTTTATCTCCAAAAGAATGCTGCGTTCGTTTCGTGCTTTGCATTCAGTAGGTCTACCTTCATCTAACGGTGCTAAGTTCGCCGCTTCTCATAGATCACACG GTACTTGCAGAGGTTTATACGGGGAAGGACTGTTTTCTGCAGAACGTTCTGGCTTTCTTTTG GCCAGGTCAATGATTCGACGGTTTTCTACCACTATTTTGACTCCTGGAGCTGATGAAGGTGCATTTCCATCTGAATTGTTGTCCACAAAGCCTGTGGTAGCAACACCTGACCGTATTATAG GGCTTTGTCAGGATCTTTTAATTCCAGTGACCAACTTTCATAATGAAGACAAGGGCTTCATGGTTTTAGCTGGAGATGTTTTCGATGTGCCTATTAGGAAGGACATTATTCATCGTGTTGTTAGATGGCAGCTTGCGAAACGACAACAG GGAACACACTCAACAAAAACTATCAGTGAGGTCAGCGGGACTGGGAGAAAACCTTGGAAACAAAAGGGAACTGGTAGAGCAAGGCATGGCTCATTGCGTGGACCTCAG TTTAGGGGAGGTGAAACTAAGCATGGGCCTAAGCCCCGAAGCCATGCTTTCAAACTGAATAAGAAGGTTCGCCGTCTAGGGCTTAAGATTGCACTGTCAGCTCGTGTTGCAGAAGGAAAG CTTCTTGTGTTTGATGACCTGGCGGTTCCGACGCATAAAACGAAGAACATCGTAAGCTATTACAATCAAATGGAGAGCACCAAGAAAGTTTTGCTAGTAGATGGAGGCCCCATAGATGAAAAGTTGAAATTAGCTACACAAAATCTACATTATGTTAACGTACTTCCTGCCATT GGATTGAATGTGTACAGCATTTTGTTGCATGACACATTGGTGATGTCCCGAGATGCTGTGAACAGTATCGTCCAGCGTATGCACACTCCAATAAATCGTTAA
- the LOC130974489 gene encoding homeobox protein SBH1-like encodes MEAEGGSSNGGPSNCFMAFGENNNNSSSNNNNNSVSGSGLSPMMMMPLLTNSHHPTNNLIPHQNHTSTSNNIANIFLPNNTNNSNTNTSFMLENNTTTTTTATTTGLGYYFMDNNNGSSSSSSPSSAVKAKIMAHPHYHRLLAAYVNCQKVGAPPEVVARLEAACASAMSIAAAGDTSACLGEDPSLDQFMEAYCEMLTKYEQELSKPLKEAMIFLQRMESQFKNLTISSSSRDLGSNDGNDGNNGSSEEEADLQSLIDPQAEDRELKGQLLRKYSGYLGSLKQEFMKKRKKGKLPKEARQQLLEWWSRHYKWPYPSESQKLALAESTGLDQKQINNWFINQRKRHWKPSEDMQFVVVDPTHPHYYMDNVLANPFSMDLPNTML; translated from the exons ATGGAAGCTGAGGGTGGTAGCTCTAATGGTGGCCCTTCTAATTGTTTCATGGCTTTTGgagaaaacaacaacaacagtagtagtaataataacaataacagtGTTAGTGGTAGTGGCCTATCTCCAATGATGATGATGCCTTTACTCACTAATTCTCATCATCCAACAAATAATCTTATTCCTCATCAAAATCATACTTCTACTTCTAATAACATTGCAAACATCTTCCTTCCCAACAACACCAACAATAGTAATACCAACACTTCTTTCATGCTTGAAAACaatactactactactactactgcTACTACTACTGGTTTAGGGTATTATTTCATGGACAACAACAATGGAagctcttcttcctcttctccttcttctgcTGTCAAGGCAAAGATCATGGCCCATCCTCACTATCACCGCCTCTTGGCAGCTTACGTCAATTGTCAAAAG GTTGGAGCACCACCTGAAGTGGTGGCAAGGTTAGAAGCAGCATGTGCATCTGCCATGTCAATAGCAGCTGCAGGAGACACATCAGCTTGCCTAGGTGAAGATCCATCTCTGGATCAGTTCATGGAAGCTTACTGTGAGATGCTCACAAAGTACGAGCAAGAACTTTCAAAACCCTTGAAGGAAGCCATGATCTTCCTTCAAAGGATGGAGTCTCAGTTCAAGAATCTCaccatctcttcttcttctagaGATCTTG GTAGCAACGACGGAAATGATGGGAATAATGGATCatcagaagaagaagcagatcTACAAAGCTTGATAGATCCTCAGGCAGAAGACAGGGAATTGAAGGGTCAGCTTCTTCGCAAGTACAGTGGCTACTTGGGAAGTCTGAAGCAGGAGTTcatgaagaagaggaagaaagggAAGCTTCCAAAAGAAGCAAGGCAACAATTACTTGAATGGTGGAGCAGACATTACAAATGGCCTTACCCTTCT GAATCACAGAAGCTGGCTCTAGCAGAATCCACTGGTTTGGATCAGAAGCAAATTAACAATTGGTTTATTAATCAGAGGAAACGCCACTGGAAGCCTTCTGAGGACATGCAATTTGTGGTGGTGGATCCAACTCATCCACATTATTACATGGATAATGTTCTTGCCAATCCATTTTCCATGGATCTCCCCAACACAATGCTCTAG